The following proteins are co-located in the Anser cygnoides isolate HZ-2024a breed goose chromosome 2, Taihu_goose_T2T_genome, whole genome shotgun sequence genome:
- the ASTE1 gene encoding protein asteroid homolog 1 has translation MRGKRAPGAIMGVPGLTGFVGERGAFFTELRLRDTKLVIDGSSLYHRLCFSSAAEFRRGGDYGALAATVRRFFGSLRACGVAAVVVLDGGRGAADRKLPTLRDRAAERLRAAHGLSRGQGGCLLPLLARHTFVQALRRLRVPFVQCFAEADREIAALASRWGCPVLSLDSDFCVFDLPGGYCPLSRFQWQEVCPGDGEPGCFIPALCFSADSFCGRFGRLQKSLLPLFAVLCGNDYGEVPALQGFFGKLPLPAGSPGGRRGKRGLMRGLLEWLAQFPGPAEAVEHVVRHLKERRREEVRELLCSSMEDYTPSDVNLEDFFQGGKYECEAARNSGLPQWVLDGLAKGELSPFLSDALILRSTFLHVQVENMQRPSAHSTALPIRQVIYGLLLKASQSSEAASASKQANKPPGVFEFDRIQKTLKKTFVQAANLPPHFCDDHFSLDKLTEVPMSCRQMLLLETLGVTMSFLESVPSHLQLPVAVTCYWTHCSEPKVKLLQLKALLLMIVSEELDRITNDPDPTALHEDDSIAYNQFLKWKEKKLQNKDFDLDAAHSFCQWQCCLQMGLYLNQLLSTPLSEPDLSRLYSGTLVHSLYQELKSTPSVENLFSSSPKMTQLYQVLLNTVKSSVSPDFFQKVTETKSESRKKKKASKKTKASRCPIPETQYLHDVNRFASLGVDD, from the exons ATGAGAGGGAAGCGGGCGCCCGGCGCCATCATGGGCGTCCCGGGGCTGACGGGCTTCGTGGGCGAGCGCGGGGCGTTCTTCACCGAGCTGCGGCTGCGGGACACCAAGCTGGTCATCGACGGGAGCAGCCTCTACCACCGGCTGTGCTTCTCCTCCGCCGCCGAATTCCGCCGCGGCGGCGACTACGGCGCTTTGGCGGCGACCGTGCGCCGGTTCTTCGGCAGCCTGCGGGCTTGCGGCGTCGCCGCCGTCGTGGTGCTGGACggcgggcgcggcgcggccgaTCGCAAGCTGCCCACCCTGCGGGACCGCGCCGCCGAGCGGCTGCGGGCTGCCCACGGGCTGTCCCGGGGCCAGGGCGGCTgcctgctgccgctgctggccCGCCACACCTTCGTGCAGGCGCTGCGCCGGCTGCGCGTCCCCTTCGTGCAGTGCTTCGCCGAGGCCGACCGCGAGATCGCCGCCCTGGCCAGCcgctggggctgccccgtgctgtCCCTCGACAGCGATTTCTGCGTCTTCGACCTGCCGGGGGGCTACTGCCCGCTCAGCCGCTTCCAGTGGCAGGAGGTGTGCCCCGGGGACGGGGAGCCGGGCTGCTTCATCCCCGCGCTGTGCTTCTCCGCCGACAGCTTCTGCGGCCGCTTCGGCCGCCTGCAGAAGAGCCTGCTGCCGCTCTTCGCCGTCCTCTGCGGGAACGACTACGGCGAGGTGCCGGCCCTCCAGGGCTTCTTCGGCAAGCTGCCCCTGCcggccggcagccccggggggcggcggggcaaGCGCGGCCTCATGCGGGGGCTGCTGGAGTGGCTGGCGCAGTTCCCCGGGCCCGCAGAGGCCGTGGAGCACGTCGTGAGGCACCTGAAGGAACGCCGGAGAGAAGAGGTGAGGGAGCTCCTGTGCAGCTCCATGGAGGACTACACGCCGTCCGACGTGAACCTGGAGGACTTTTTTCAGGGTGGGAAGTACGAATGCGAGGCGGCCAGGAACTCGGGGTTGCCACAGTGGGTGCTTGATGGCTTGGCGAAAGGTGAACTGTCCCCGTTCCTCAGCGATGCCCTGATACTAAGAAGTACCTTCCTCCACGTTCAGGTGGAGAACATGCAGAGGCCTAGCGCGCACAGCACAGCGCTGCCCATCCGACAGGTTATCTACGGACTGCTCCTGAAGGCATCTCAAAGCTCGGAAGCTGCTTCTGCGAGTAAGCAGGCCAACAAGCCGCCGGGCGTGTTTGAATTCGACAGAATCCAAAAGACGCTTAAAAAAACGTTTGTTCAAGCAGCAAACCTACCCCCGCACTTTTGCGATGATCATTTTTCTTTGGACAAGTTAACGGAG gtgcctATGTCATGCCGTCAGATGCTTTTGCTGGAGACTTTAGGAGTGACAATGAGTTTCCTAGAATCTGTCCCCAGTCACTTACAGCTTCCTGTTGCTGTAACTTGTTATTGGACACATTGTTCAGAACCAAAAGTAAAATTGCTTCAATTAAAGGCTCTACTTCTAATGATAGTATCCGAAGAACTGGACAGGATAACTAATGATCCAG ATCCCACAGCTTTACATGAAGATGACAGTATTGCATATAACCAATTCctgaaatggaaggaaaagaaattgcaaaataaaGACTTTGATTTAGATGCTGCACACAGTTTTTGCCAGTGGCAGTGCTGCCTTCAGATGGGATTGTATCTCAACCAGCTACTCTCCACTCCTCTCTCAGAGCCAGACTTAAGTAG GCTTTATAGTGGGACCCTTGTGCACAGTCTGTATCAAGAGCTGAAATCAACACCTTCGGTGGAAAATCTGTTCAGTTCATCTCCAAAAATGACTCAGCTTTATCAGGTTTTGTTGAATACAGTGAAATCAAGTGTCTCTCCGGACTTCTTTCAGAAGGTGACAGAGACCAAGTCTGAGTCCcgcaaaaagaagaaagcatctaAAAAGACAAAGGCCAGCAGGTGTCCCATACCAGAAACTCAGTATTTACATGATGTTAATAGGTTTGCATCACTTGGAGTGGATGACTGA